The proteins below are encoded in one region of Sulfolobus sp. A20:
- a CDS encoding aminobenzoate oxygenase: MDINYENDPIYPTDNVYPPMWNFDDEKAMKLYRRAKKEQWDEEDLDWKGYEEIISGLDRKQRLALAYWWALLSNFDNATPVFAYALVKAAEKKLPVTVKALLSTITFDENRHNILCGLAIEKAMKGFPFNFKPQDDLERKAMLNVEWVWWNGSRYWKGYLEAYNKYTLDILFTSFMMGEAAAVSVFSGMKDKSRIPAFSEAFKRLTVDETRHYAFTHLILTNNIAQMNDEKKKFVTKQIRAGFVFLSLITYKAPKEFWKLPPWYQEVHQKMEEIANSAGLGLPSIEEREKIWREAVSRVAGNLKRFNVKVPSMPEIGINGEEDVEIKEDELVAVMF, encoded by the coding sequence ATGGATATAAATTATGAAAATGATCCAATATATCCCACTGACAACGTATATCCGCCCATGTGGAACTTTGACGATGAAAAAGCTATGAAACTATATAGAAGGGCTAAAAAAGAGCAATGGGACGAAGAGGATTTAGATTGGAAGGGATATGAGGAAATTATCTCTGGTTTAGATAGAAAGCAAAGACTAGCCTTAGCTTATTGGTGGGCATTATTATCTAACTTTGATAACGCAACTCCAGTATTCGCTTATGCACTAGTCAAAGCTGCCGAGAAGAAACTACCAGTTACGGTAAAGGCTTTGTTGAGTACCATAACCTTTGATGAGAATAGACATAACATACTATGCGGGCTTGCAATAGAGAAGGCTATGAAAGGATTCCCATTTAACTTTAAGCCTCAAGACGATTTAGAAAGAAAAGCTATGCTTAACGTCGAGTGGGTCTGGTGGAATGGTTCTAGGTATTGGAAGGGATATTTAGAAGCATACAACAAGTATACTTTAGACATATTGTTCACCTCATTCATGATGGGCGAAGCAGCAGCTGTTTCAGTTTTCAGTGGGATGAAGGATAAAAGTAGGATACCTGCTTTTAGTGAAGCGTTTAAGAGGTTAACGGTCGATGAGACCAGACACTATGCCTTTACACACCTTATATTAACTAACAACATAGCTCAAATGAACGATGAAAAGAAAAAGTTTGTAACTAAACAAATAAGGGCGGGTTTTGTATTCTTATCTCTAATAACCTACAAGGCCCCTAAAGAGTTTTGGAAATTACCACCATGGTATCAAGAGGTTCATCAAAAAATGGAGGAAATTGCTAATTCAGCAGGATTAGGATTACCTAGTATAGAGGAGAGAGAGAAGATATGGAGAGAAGCTGTTTCAAGAGTAGCCGGAAATCTAAAGAGGTTTAACGTTAAAGTACCATCAATGCCAGAGATAGGTATTAACGGGGAAGAGGACGTAGAAATTAAAGAAGACGAATTAGTTGCAGTCATGTTCTAA
- a CDS encoding enoyl-CoA hydratase/isomerase family protein has protein sequence MYNTIQVEVRENIGIIKLNRPDKLNSINFQMVDELVKALEEIENNNSIKVVIITGNGKAFSAGADVKEMSETSLEYIIKKGHMPLWEKLRSFKKPIIAALNGVAAGGGLELAMACDIIIAAESAKLGQPEINLGIIPGAGGTQRLTRAIGKYRAMELVLTGKLISSREAEAYGLVNKVVPDNSLLDEAIKLGKQIAEKPMISLMLAKEAVSKAWETTLQQGLDIERRNFYLTLTTQEAKEGMRAFLEKRKPRWEDDKSGK, from the coding sequence ATGTATAATACAATACAAGTAGAAGTTAGGGAAAATATAGGAATTATAAAATTGAATAGACCAGATAAATTAAATTCTATAAACTTTCAAATGGTTGACGAATTGGTAAAAGCCTTGGAGGAAATTGAGAACAACAATAGCATAAAAGTAGTAATAATTACCGGTAATGGAAAGGCTTTCTCAGCAGGAGCAGATGTAAAAGAGATGTCCGAGACTTCTCTTGAATACATTATCAAAAAAGGTCATATGCCATTATGGGAAAAATTGCGAAGTTTTAAAAAACCAATTATAGCTGCATTAAACGGTGTTGCAGCTGGGGGAGGACTAGAACTTGCAATGGCATGCGACATAATTATTGCAGCAGAGTCTGCTAAACTAGGTCAGCCCGAAATAAACTTAGGTATAATACCGGGGGCAGGGGGGACGCAAAGACTTACTAGAGCAATTGGCAAATATAGGGCTATGGAATTAGTATTAACTGGAAAGCTAATAAGTTCCAGAGAAGCTGAGGCTTATGGTCTAGTAAATAAAGTAGTACCAGATAACTCTCTACTTGATGAAGCTATAAAGTTAGGTAAACAAATAGCAGAAAAACCAATGATCTCATTAATGTTAGCGAAAGAAGCTGTAAGTAAAGCTTGGGAGACTACACTTCAGCAAGGTTTAGATATTGAGAGAAGGAATTTTTATCTAACGTTAACTACTCAAGAGGCAAAGGAAGGCATGAGAGCGTTTCTTGAGAAGAGAAAACCGAGGTGGGAAGATGATAAAAGTGGAAAATAA
- a CDS encoding hotdog fold thioesterase, with protein sequence MPKDSPFTKFLNINLEEIKEGYVRVSAIVSENVLNLHGFAHGSFIFALADTAFEYVSNFSRDSVALHVDVDFRRPATKGEKIVAEAFEENQGKTTSLYRIVVKNSEGKTIAYLTALAYHLDK encoded by the coding sequence ATGCCCAAAGATAGCCCATTTACAAAATTTTTGAATATTAATTTGGAAGAAATCAAGGAAGGATATGTTAGAGTTTCTGCAATAGTGTCTGAGAACGTACTTAATTTGCATGGATTCGCTCATGGATCCTTCATTTTCGCCTTAGCTGATACGGCATTTGAGTATGTAAGTAATTTTTCACGGGATTCAGTGGCTCTTCATGTAGATGTAGACTTTAGGAGACCAGCTACTAAAGGAGAAAAAATAGTTGCAGAAGCATTTGAAGAAAACCAAGGTAAAACCACATCTTTGTATAGGATAGTAGTCAAAAACTCTGAAGGAAAAACCATTGCTTATTTGACAGCACTAGCTTACCATCTGGACAAGTAA
- a CDS encoding thiolase domain-containing protein, which produces MIRRVGIIGVGNSKFGRRDDVSVQELAWESIKEAFNDSGITQRDVNFVVVGSTAYRGIELYPAPLVAEYSGLTGKVPMRVEAMCATGLAAALTAYTAVASGLADIAMAVGVDKMTEVDTSTSLAIGGRGGNYQWEYHFYGTTFPTYYALYATRHMAVYGTTEEQMALVAVKAHKYGSLNPKAHFQKPITVDDVLKSRVVSWPIKLLDSCPISDGSATAIFASEEKIKELKIDTPVWVTGIGYANDYAYVAKRGEWTGFKATQLASHQAYQMAKINPNQVEVATVHDAFTIAEIMGYEDLGFVKKGAGGKFIQEGQSEKGGKVGVNLFGGLKAKGHPLGATGLSMIYEITKQLRDEAGPLQQPLKNYVGLVHNVGGTGHFAYVMILRR; this is translated from the coding sequence ATGATAAGAAGAGTAGGCATCATAGGAGTTGGCAATTCTAAGTTTGGAAGAAGAGATGATGTTTCTGTACAAGAGTTAGCGTGGGAGTCTATTAAGGAGGCGTTTAACGATAGTGGTATAACTCAAAGAGACGTTAATTTTGTAGTAGTAGGAAGTACAGCTTACAGAGGCATTGAGTTATATCCTGCTCCCCTAGTTGCGGAATACTCTGGATTGACAGGAAAGGTGCCTATGAGAGTAGAGGCTATGTGTGCTACTGGACTAGCCGCAGCTTTAACTGCGTATACTGCTGTAGCGTCGGGATTAGCAGATATAGCAATGGCTGTAGGGGTTGATAAGATGACAGAAGTTGATACTTCAACTTCATTGGCAATAGGAGGAAGGGGAGGAAACTATCAGTGGGAATATCATTTTTATGGAACTACATTCCCTACATATTACGCTCTTTACGCTACAAGGCATATGGCAGTTTATGGAACCACTGAAGAACAAATGGCTTTAGTTGCCGTGAAGGCACATAAATACGGTTCATTAAATCCTAAAGCTCATTTCCAGAAGCCGATAACAGTAGACGACGTTTTAAAATCTAGAGTTGTATCGTGGCCAATAAAACTTTTAGATTCCTGCCCAATTAGTGATGGTTCTGCAACCGCGATTTTTGCATCTGAGGAGAAAATAAAGGAGTTAAAGATTGATACGCCGGTGTGGGTAACTGGAATTGGATATGCCAACGATTATGCTTACGTTGCTAAAAGAGGAGAGTGGACAGGGTTTAAGGCTACTCAATTAGCGTCTCACCAAGCGTACCAGATGGCAAAAATAAATCCAAATCAAGTTGAAGTTGCTACAGTACATGACGCATTTACTATAGCAGAAATCATGGGTTACGAGGATTTAGGATTCGTAAAGAAAGGTGCAGGAGGTAAATTTATTCAAGAGGGTCAAAGCGAGAAAGGCGGTAAGGTGGGAGTTAATTTGTTTGGAGGTTTAAAAGCTAAGGGTCATCCTCTTGGAGCCACTGGCTTATCAATGATATACGAAATAACAAAACAGTTAAGGGATGAGGCTGGTCCTTTGCAACAACCATTAAAGAATTATGTAGGCTTAGTTCATAACGTTGGTGGTACCGGGCACTTCGCTTATGTTATGATTTTAAGGAGGTGA
- a CDS encoding sulfurtransferase TusA family protein — MSSLKIYKELDLTSSSCAGPIGELSSVIDELREGEAVKVILGDEATKKDITLWAKKRGVKIVQESQEGNKYILLVSK; from the coding sequence ATGAGCTCCTTAAAGATATATAAAGAATTAGATCTAACAAGTTCATCATGCGCTGGGCCTATTGGAGAACTCTCTAGTGTTATTGATGAGTTAAGAGAAGGTGAAGCTGTTAAAGTTATTCTAGGAGATGAAGCAACTAAGAAGGATATTACATTATGGGCAAAGAAAAGAGGCGTGAAGATTGTTCAAGAATCACAAGAAGGTAACAAATACATTTTATTAGTTTCGAAATAG
- a CDS encoding Zn-ribbon domain-containing OB-fold protein → MQVDAIPLNLKYKIKYPEEFLEALKRGEILGTKCKNCGSVYFPPQKDCFNCGKSEMDWIKLQSNEGEIMTYSIVYQKPQGFENYDNYVIGIIRTNDGNNLMAWIKGEPKVGAKVRITSDGVRLIAEVVNHV, encoded by the coding sequence ATGCAGGTTGATGCTATTCCCTTAAATTTGAAATATAAGATTAAATATCCAGAAGAGTTTCTCGAGGCCCTAAAGAGAGGAGAAATACTAGGAACTAAATGTAAGAATTGTGGCTCAGTTTATTTTCCTCCTCAGAAGGATTGTTTTAATTGTGGTAAGAGCGAGATGGACTGGATAAAATTACAAAGTAATGAAGGAGAAATTATGACTTACAGTATAGTGTATCAGAAACCACAGGGATTCGAAAACTATGATAACTATGTCATTGGAATTATAAGAACTAATGATGGAAATAACTTAATGGCATGGATAAAAGGTGAACCCAAGGTTGGAGCTAAAGTTAGAATAACCTCAGATGGGGTTAGGCTAATTGCAGAGGTAGTAAATCATGTTTGA
- a CDS encoding enoyl-CoA hydratase-related protein — MIKVENKDGYSIITLSRPEKLNALNLEMRRELISKIKEVNSNSTARAVIITGEGRAFCVGADVTEMPEDIIDDLRQTFYPIIREIRFSDKIYISAINGVAAGACIGIALSTDFRFAKKDVKFVTAFQRLGLTSDTGVAYFLLKLARDQKAYEMAVLGGEFTAEEAEKWGILKVSENPIEDAENLARKIVNGPYQSYVAGKKMANLVLYRDLESFLEYESSIQGYLGKTEDFKEGVMAFREKREPKFKGI, encoded by the coding sequence ATGATAAAAGTGGAAAATAAAGATGGGTACTCAATAATCACTTTGAGTAGACCGGAAAAATTAAATGCACTAAACTTAGAAATGAGAAGAGAGCTAATTAGCAAAATTAAAGAGGTTAATTCAAATTCTACAGCTAGAGCAGTAATTATAACAGGTGAAGGAAGGGCTTTCTGCGTTGGGGCTGATGTTACCGAAATGCCTGAAGATATAATTGACGATTTGAGGCAAACCTTCTACCCCATAATAAGAGAAATCAGATTCTCGGATAAAATATACATATCTGCTATAAATGGAGTAGCAGCTGGTGCATGTATAGGTATTGCCTTATCAACTGATTTCAGATTCGCTAAAAAGGATGTTAAATTCGTGACAGCTTTTCAAAGATTAGGTTTAACTTCAGACACTGGAGTAGCCTACTTTCTACTGAAATTAGCTAGGGATCAGAAGGCTTATGAGATGGCTGTATTAGGTGGAGAGTTCACTGCTGAGGAAGCGGAAAAGTGGGGGATATTAAAGGTTAGTGAAAATCCTATCGAGGACGCTGAAAACCTTGCAAGAAAGATTGTAAATGGACCGTACCAATCTTACGTGGCAGGAAAGAAAATGGCTAACTTAGTTTTGTATAGAGATTTGGAGAGCTTCCTTGAATACGAATCATCAATCCAAGGTTACTTAGGCAAGACTGAAGACTTTAAGGAAGGAGTAATGGCTTTTAGAGAAAAAAGAGAGCCTAAGTTTAAGGGAATATGA
- a CDS encoding phenylacetate--CoA ligase family protein, which produces MFEYDEINPKSLTKDEIKYIQNFRLRRLIRKVYESSSFYHKIFKEKGLKPEDVRSIEDLAKIPFTTKDDLRKYAYPDGGEFLTVPFDELVGWHMTSGTTGVPTVNAYTWKDIQTWTNLVARSLTTAGVNKRDIVMNIYGYGLFTGGIGLHQGIQRVGAKVIPWSTGRTEALARALKEFKATVITGTPSYELLVAETLVRLGIDVEKDLELRLAIPGAEAMSKEMLERIETELGLKKRGGKALEIYGSTEALGPGVAQECPYDDHEWMHIWTDHYVIEIIDPETGERVSEGEEGELVITTLTKEAMPLVRYRTRDVTTMIESDDEIPYPKIHMLKGRIDDVIFYKGVKLFPTAINRVIMEHEEISEYQVIIDKSTRDHRLIIKVETEKPSEELREKLIEEIRTVAFVTPEVEFVSRGELPRFEGKSKRVVIKE; this is translated from the coding sequence ATGTTTGAATACGATGAGATAAATCCTAAATCTTTAACTAAGGATGAAATAAAGTACATTCAAAATTTCAGGTTAAGGAGATTAATTAGAAAGGTTTATGAAAGTTCCAGTTTTTATCACAAGATATTTAAGGAGAAAGGACTAAAACCAGAGGACGTTAGAAGTATAGAAGATTTGGCAAAAATCCCATTTACTACTAAGGACGATTTAAGGAAATATGCTTATCCAGATGGAGGTGAATTCTTGACTGTACCTTTTGATGAACTAGTTGGATGGCATATGACCTCAGGCACTACTGGAGTTCCTACAGTAAACGCTTACACGTGGAAGGATATACAAACCTGGACTAATCTAGTAGCGAGATCTCTAACTACAGCTGGTGTTAATAAGAGAGACATAGTTATGAACATTTATGGTTATGGTCTCTTTACTGGAGGTATAGGTTTACATCAAGGTATACAGAGAGTTGGAGCTAAGGTAATACCATGGAGTACCGGAAGAACTGAGGCTTTAGCTAGAGCACTAAAGGAATTTAAGGCTACAGTAATCACGGGCACTCCATCTTACGAGTTACTAGTTGCTGAGACTCTTGTGAGGCTAGGTATAGATGTTGAAAAAGATTTAGAACTAAGGCTAGCAATACCGGGAGCTGAAGCTATGTCTAAAGAGATGTTAGAGAGGATAGAAACTGAACTAGGCTTAAAAAAGAGAGGAGGGAAGGCTTTAGAGATTTATGGCTCAACAGAGGCTTTAGGACCTGGTGTAGCTCAAGAATGCCCTTATGACGATCATGAGTGGATGCATATTTGGACTGATCATTATGTGATTGAGATAATTGATCCAGAAACTGGCGAAAGAGTTTCAGAAGGCGAAGAGGGGGAATTAGTTATTACTACTTTAACTAAGGAAGCTATGCCACTAGTTAGATATAGAACTAGAGATGTAACAACTATGATTGAGAGCGATGATGAAATACCTTACCCTAAGATACATATGTTAAAGGGAAGAATAGATGATGTAATATTCTATAAAGGTGTTAAATTATTTCCCACTGCAATTAATCGGGTCATAATGGAGCATGAGGAAATATCAGAATACCAAGTTATTATTGATAAGAGTACTAGAGATCATAGATTAATAATTAAAGTAGAAACTGAAAAACCATCCGAAGAATTAAGAGAAAAATTAATAGAAGAAATTAGGACAGTTGCATTTGTTACTCCAGAGGTGGAATTTGTAAGTAGAGGAGAGCTACCTAGATTTGAAGGGAAGTCAAAAAGAGTAGTTATTAAGGAGTGA
- a CDS encoding DsrE family protein, whose product MSKLLFIILNDPSNLAESIKAAHTLHYAVELKEKGHEVYVYFDGLGTKIPISDSPYKGLKPAYERALQKGIILGACGYCASPPHLNIKDKLPKSIQLIGDEEHHYAFTDLVDKGFQIIIS is encoded by the coding sequence ATGAGTAAGTTATTATTCATAATACTTAATGATCCAAGTAATCTTGCGGAATCTATTAAAGCTGCACATACGTTACACTATGCTGTAGAATTAAAAGAGAAGGGTCATGAAGTTTACGTTTACTTTGATGGTTTAGGCACTAAAATTCCTATAAGTGACAGTCCTTACAAGGGATTAAAACCGGCTTACGAACGTGCGTTACAAAAAGGAATAATCTTAGGAGCTTGTGGATATTGTGCCTCTCCCCCTCACCTTAACATAAAGGATAAATTACCAAAAAGTATTCAGTTAATCGGCGATGAAGAACATCATTACGCCTTTACAGACTTAGTCGACAAGGGTTTTCAAATAATAATATCATAA